The following are encoded in a window of Plasmodium vivax chromosome 10, whole genome shotgun sequence genomic DNA:
- a CDS encoding hypothetical protein, conserved (encoded by transcript PVX_097805A), whose translation MPNDFMRNTEINKKDNKFPYCVVFAYLPCASTFIPVVGHVGIGTSSGVIHDFSGSYTISVDNMEFSDPMKYWQLDKNKLPLAITDKFYDDAIYQADDVFSKRKHNLLVNNCHHHVAMVLNNIKYKGRSDWTPFKVFLNLMIHGHFVSWKYFFVLYGPFLFILLLLVFLAVAF comes from the exons ATGCCAAATGACTTCATGAGGAATACCgagattaacaaaaaagacaACAAG TTCCCCTACTGCGTCGTGTTCGCCTACCTACCATGCGCGTCCACCTTCATCCCCGTAGTGGGGCACGTCG GAATCGGCACCTCATCAGGCGTAATTCACGACTTCTCCGGATCGTACACCATCTCAGTTG ACAATATGGAATTTAGCGACCCAATGAAGTACTGGCAGCTGGACAAGAATAAACTTCCTCTGGCCATCACTGACAAG TTCTACGATGACGCCATCTACCAAGCGGACGACGTGTTTTCCAAAAGGAAG CATAACCTACTAGT CAATAACTGCCACCACCACGTGGCCATGGTCCTGAATAACATCAAGTATAAGGGGAGGTCCGACTG GACCCCTTTCAAGGTGTTCCTAAATCTGATGATCCATGGCCATTTCGTCTC GTGGAAATACTTTTTCGTGCTGTACGGACCCTTCCTGTTtatcctcctgctgctggtCTTCCTCGCAGTCGCCTTTTAG